In Henriciella litoralis, the genomic window ATCCGCGTTTCCTCCATCCTTTTCGCTCTTTCGCTTTTCTCCGGCGCTGCCTATGCCGACGATTTGAAAGACGTCACAACCTCAATGACGTTCAACCCGGAGCTGCTGAGCAGCGACGCTGGCGCTGCGCGCGTGCTCACCAGCCTTGAACGGCAGGCCAAACGCAGCTGTAGCACCGTGTCCATGGCGCGTGTTGGTCTCCTCGTTGACTCTGTCTGCGTCGAAGACATCATGTTCCAGGCGGTGACGGCGATCAGCGACAGCAATCTGTCGGCTCAGTATGTCGGGTCTGACTATTATGTTGAGACGACTTCGCCGCGCATTCAGGTCGCTTCCAACTAGTTTTATCTAAGGGTCGGCCCGGTCTTTCCGGGTTTGGCCGCATCATCAAAAGGCTCCGGACCCAATCACAGGTCCGGAGCCTTTTTTGTGCGCATCCACTCACGCGCACTGCCCGCATATAGAAACGCCCCCGCCAGATACTGGCGGGGGCGCATGATGTGGCTTTACCGCTCGGCTAGTTGAGCGCGGCGGCGCCTTTCGCAAAGTCATTTGGCACGCCGTTGATCGACAAGGCATTGCCTTCGACATCCACGGTGACCGTGCTGTTGTCGGTGACCTTGCCTTCGAGAACCAGTCTTGCGAGCGGGTCTTGCAGCTCTTTCTGGATGACGCGCTTCAGAGGGCGGGCACCGTAGACCGGGTCATAGCCCTTGTCGGCCATCCATTGGCGGGCCGCTTCGGTCAGCTCGACCTTGATCTTGCGATCGGCCAGAAGCTGCGACAGGCGATCCATCTGAATATCGACCACATGGTCAATCTCCGCCCGGCCGAGCCGTTTGAAGAAGACGATCTCGTCGATCCGGTTGATGAATTCAGGCCGGAAATGTGCGCGGACCGCATTCATCACCATGTCACGCTGGGCTTCGCTGATTTCGCCGGCGTCTCCGCTTGCGAGGGCATCTGCGCCGAGGTTCGACGTCATGATGATGATCGTGTTGCGGAAGTCGACCGTGCGGCCATGACCATCGGTGAGACGGCCATCATCAAGCACCTGAAGCAGCGTGTTGAAAAGGTCCGGATGGGCTTTCTCCACCTCGTCGAACAGGACGACCTGATAGGGCCTGCGCCTCACAGCTTCAGTCAGGACGCCGCCTTCTTCATAGCCGACATAGCCCGGAGGCGCGCCGATGAGACGGGCCACCGAATGCTTCTCCTGAAACTCGGACATGTCGAGCCGCAGCACTGCCGTATCGTCGTCGAACATGAACTCGGCGAGCGATTTGGTGAGCTCTGTCTTACCGACGCCGGTTGGGCCGATGAAGAGGAACGAGCCGATCGGACGGTTCGGATCCTGCAGGCCGGCACGCGCACGGCGGACGGCATTGGACACGGCGCTGAGGGCTTCTTCCTGGCCAACGACCCGGCTGCGCAGGGCATCCTCCATGCGAAGGAGTTTCTCCCGCTCACCTTCCATCATCTTGTCGACAGGGATGCCCGTCCACTTGGAGACGACGGCGGCGATGTGCTCTGGGCGGACAACTTCGGACACGAGGCCCTTATCGTCCTGACCATCATCGGTCTCGGTGCTCTCGACCGCTGCGATGCGGGCCTCAAGCTGAGGGATGACCGAGTATTTCAGCTCGGACGCACGTGAGAGATCACCGCGGCGTTGCGCTTCGGCCATGTCGGCGTGGGCACGGTCAAGCTCATCCTTGGCGGACGCAGCGCCTTTCAGCTTGTCCTTCTCGGCCGCCCAGGCGGTCGTCAGCTCATCAGAGCGGGCCTGAAGATCGGCGATTTCGGCCTCGATCGCTTCGAGCCGGTCTTTCGACGCGCGGTCTTTCTCTTTCTTGAGAGCTTCCGCCTCGATGCGCAGTTGCATCAGGCGCCGGTCGATCTCGTCGAGCGCTTCCGGCTTGGAGTCGACCTGCATGCGCAGGCGCGAGGCGGCCTCGTCCATGAGGTCAATCGCCTTGTCCGGCAGGAACCGGTCCGTGATGTAGCGGTTCGACAGGGTCGCTGCAGACACAATGGCCGCATCGGACACGCGAACGCCATGGTGCGCCTCATAGCGGCCCTTCAGGCCACGGAGGATGGACACAGTGTCCTGCACGGTAGGCTCATCGACGAACACAGCCATGAAGCGGCGGGCGAGGGCCGCGTCGCCTTCGACATATTTGCGGTATTCATCGAGCGTGGTCGCGCCGACGCAATGGAGCTCACCGCGGGCGAGCGCTGGTTTGAGGAGGTTGGACGCATCCATGGCCCCGTCCGTCTTGCCGGCACCGACAAGCGTGTGCATCTCGTCGATAAAGAGGATCACGCCGCCTTCGGCTTGCTCGATCTCCTTGATGACGGCTTTCAGACGCTCCTCGAACTCGCCGCGGAACTTCGCGCCAGCGATGAGCGCGCCCATGTCGAGGGCGAGCAGGCGCTTGCCCTTCAGGCTTTCAGGCACGTCTTCATTGATGATGCGCAGGGCAAGACCTTCGGCGATGGCGGTTTTACCGACGCCGGGTTCACCGATGAGGACCGGATTGTTCTTGGAGCGGCGCGAGAGCACCTGCACCGTCCGGCGGATTTCCTCGTCGCGGCCAATGACCGGATCGAGCTTGCCCGAGCGGGCATCTGCTGTGAGGTCGCGCGTGTACTTTTTCAGGGCTTCATAGCCCTCTTCAGCATTCTCAGTGTCGGCCGTGCGGCCCTGGCGCAGCTTGGCGACAGCGGCCTCAAGACCGGAGGCATCTGCGCCGCCTGATTTGAGGGCGTCTGCGGCTTTGGCGCCGGAGAGCCCGGCCAGTGCGACTAGCAGGCGTTCAACCGTGACGAAGCTGTCGCCCGCCTTCTTCGCGCTGGCTTCAGCGTCGGCGAAGAGCTTGGCGGTTTTCTGGTCAAGGCGAAGGCCAGTATCGCCACCGGTCACAACCGGTTGGGCGCGCAGGGCCTCGTCATTCTTCTGCTGGACAAGTTCAGGATTGCCACCCGCGGCGCGAATGAGGTTCGCGGCGAGCCGGTCGCGGTCTTCCAGCAGGGCTTTCAGAATGTGCTCTGGCAGGAAGGTCTGGTGGCCGGCAGCCAGTGCAGCGGTTTGGGCCGACTGTATGACGCTGCGGGCGCGTTCGGTATAAGTCTCAAAATTCAATGTCTATCCCCTTTCTAAGGCAGATCGTGCTCAACTTGACCGCCTGCGCGCGAGGGTGCGCGAATGCGGCATTTCAGGTGCGCCCCGCTCAGCGGCAACGCCCTTCACAAGAGATATGGGGACATGAATAAGGCGCCGCAAGCCAATGGATGCGACGCCTCTGAATTAGTTTTGCAGGTGGACTAGCGGATCGGAATAAGCCCGGTTTCTTCCGGGTCGCCGACCATGGAGACCAGCACCTTGCGCAGTTTGCCGAGCGCCTGATGTTCAATCTGGCGGACGCGCTCCTTGGAGATGCCGAGGCGTTTGCCCAGCACTTCGAGCGTGACGGTATCGTCGGTGAAGCGGCGTTCGCAGATGATCAGGTTTTCGCGCTCGCTTAGCGATTTGAGGGCTTCTGCGATCCACTCACGGCGGCGGACGCTGTCGCGCATTTCCATGACGCGGTCTTCGGTCGCCTGATTTTCGTCTTCGAGGAGATCTTGCCACTGGGCATCGCTATCGGTGGCCAGCGGGGCGTTGAGAGAGCGGTCAGAGGCTGAGAGGCGCGAGGCCATGTTCTCAACATCGCGCTCTGGCACGCCGAGATGCGTGGCGATCCAGCTCTTGTTCTCAGGGGTCATGATGCCGTCGCCGGTGTCATCGATCTTGGCGCGCAAGCGTTTGAGATTGAAGAAGAGCGACTTCTGCGCGGCCGTGGTGCCGGTGCGCACGATCGACCAGTTGCGAAGCACAAAGTCCTGAATGGAGGAGCGGATCCACCATGAGGCATAGGTCGAGAACCGAACTTCGCGGTCCGGGTCAAAGCGGGCGGCCGCCAGCATCAGGCCGACATTGCCTTCCTGGACAAGGTCAGACAGGGGCAGGCCGTAATGGCGGAATTTCGAGGCCATGGAGATGACGAGGCGCATATAGGCGCTGGTCAGTTCGTGAAGGGCATCTTCGTCGTTATCGTCGCGCCAGCGCAGCGCCAGATCTGTCTCATGTTCGGCGCTGAGCATCGGTTTGTTCATGGCGTTCCGGACAAATCGACGATCGGCGTTTTCGGTTGTCATCTGGACGGCCATGCGGTGCTCCTGCAGCTTGGGAAACAAACTCTTCCTCAAGTTCCTACGCATGGGGGGATGCTTTGGTTCACTTCTTGTTCATAAATTTTTCGAGTTTCCGCCAAAATCTGGACAAAGAAAAAGCCCCGCTCGGCTGAGCGGGGCTTGATAATCGGCCTGTCAAAGGGTGATCAGGCGGCTTTTTTCTTCGCGAGCGACTTGGCCAGACGCTCCATGGCGGCGTCGTGATCGGTGTTCTCGACAGCGGCCAGTTCGCGGGCCATCCGATCAAGCGCGCTCTCATAGAGCTGACGCTCTGAGTAGGATTGCTCAGGCTGGTCTTCGCCGCGGTGAAGGTCGCGAACGACTTCCGCGATGGAGATCAGATCACCTGAATTGATCTTGGCTTCGTATTCCTGCGCGCGGCGCGACCACATGGTGCGCTTGATGCGGGCTTTGCCGCCGAGCGTCTTCAGCGCGTCATCAACGAGCTTGGAGCCAGCGAGCGAGCGCATGCCTGAAGCTTCGGCGCGGTTTGTCGGGACGCGAAGGATCATCTTGTCCTGGTCGAAAGAAACGACATAAACTTCGAGTGACATGCCGGCGACCGTCTGCTTTTCGATCGCGGTGACCTTGCCGACGCCGTGGGCTGGATAAACGACGGACTGGCCGACGTCGAATGCGAGTTCCTGTACATCACCCGTTGCTTGTTTTGACATGTGTCTGGTAGCCTTTCTACGCAACAAGAGCCTACGCCCTCCGGTGACATTTCAAGCGTCGGTCCGGAGATGTGAGCAGGCTCCCTGAAAAATTGACACTTAATATATATCAGAAATACGACTAATTCACAACTGCCACGTGATCGGGGTCAGTGTTTCAATCGCCTTCGCCCGGATTCGAACTGAAATATTTCTCCAGTTTACCGGTTTCCTGCGCAAATTTTTCCCGATCAGCCGGCGGCTCTTTCATCCGCGTGATGTTCGGCCAGACCTTGGCATAATCCGTATTCAGCTTCAGCCATTTTGAGTCCGGATCGTCTTCGGTGTCAGGTTTGATTGCCTCAACCGGGCATTCAGGCTCACAGACGCCGCAGTCAATGCACTCATCTGGATGAATGACGAGCATGTTCTCGCCTTCATAGAAGCAGTCCACCGGACAGACTTCCACGCAATCCATGTATTTGCAGCGGATACAGGCGTCGACAACGATATAGGTCATTCAGTCTCGTACATCTTGCTTAGTGGCACACGAGCGGTGCATTTGGCGTTGATGCGGCTCGCTGTCAATTGCTAGAGGCTGCGCGATTCGGCGCGCCTGCGCGCCTGGGCCCGGCGAATATCGTCAACATAGAGCAGGCTGGAGACTTGCCGGATAAAGGCTTCCTCAAATTTGCAGGAAGCCCCGTCGGCCATCGAGACCAGATAGAGGCCCTCGATTACCTTCACGCGTTCAAGCAATGGCAGCTTCTTTACATGCTGCGTGAACTGGTGCGCGCCGATTGAATTTTCGGCGAGTTCCTCTGCCTGAGCAAGAATATCATCGACCCGATCAGCATCGAGACCGAGGCTGTCGAGCAGGATTTCGGCAATCTGGTCGCTTTCGAGATTGGCGTAAACGCCGTCGACAAGGGCGGCTTCGACAAGCAGCGCGGCGGCTGCGACTTGCGGGTCCATATCGCGGTTCGGCTGTTCGGCCCGGCCGGAAAAGAATTTCTTCAGTCCTTCAAGCATTTCGGCTCTCCTGTTCGGCCTCAGATACCGATTCATAAAGGGCCTGCGCTTCGCTGGCCGGACCGCGTCTTGTGCCATACGCAAGAACGCGGATGCTTACTATTTGAGTGCCCGGAGCAAAACTTGCAACGTCACCGACGAGAATACGCGCACCGGGCTTGGAAACCTTGCGGGTCGAACCGTTGCGCGTGAGGCGCACGCCGCGCCGTCCGATATAGTCAGCCGCAAGTGAGCGGGTCTTGAAGAAACGGGCCCGCCACAGCCACACATCCAGCCGAACCTCCTCGACTATGACGATGTCTCCGGCTTGTCGGTCGGGGTCTCCGCTGGCGGGGACTCCGGGGTCTTGTCAGCGGGTGGGGCTGCTTCGTTTTCAGGTTTGGCGGCGGCCTCAGGTGCCTGCTTTGCCTTCGATTTCTTTTTCTTGCGCGGCGGTTTGGGCGCCTTTGCAGGGGGCAAGAGGCTGGCGAGCGCCGCAAATGGGCTATCGGGATCTGGCTGCTTCTCACGTGGGTTTGGCCGTCCGCCGCCGCGTTGCGGGCGATTGCCAGACGGCTTGCCTTTTGGTGGGCGACCACCGGGTTTGCCCTGCGGGCGCTTGCCGCGCGGCGGACCGTCCTGGCGGTTGCGCGAGAGGTAGCGCCACAGCGTCACGGCGCCGGTTTCAGGGTCTTTCTCAGCAGGCGCGAGGCCAAAGCCCTTTACGATGGCGGGAAACTCGTCGCCCGGACAGGAGACGATGGAGGCGAGTTCTGCGGGCAGTTCGAAGGCCGGTTTGTCGGCTTCCCTGCGGCGTTTGGAAATCTCCCAGCCAAGACGTTCGGCGAGGTCGGCGCGTACGGCGCGGGCGCCAAAGCGCAGATAGCCTTGCGAGTTCAGCTCTGCCTCGGCCCATTCCCCGTCGAGCGGGAAGGAGCCTGCGCCTTCTGGCGCGACACGGCGGCTTTCATTTGTGTGGGTCGCCTGAAGAATGGCGATGAGGCGCTGGGCAGCCGGTTTCTGCGCGTCCGGGATATGGGCGGCAACGCGGCCAGTGCGGATGCCAGCGGTTTTGAGCGCTTCGCGGTCTTCCTTGGAAACGTTTGGCGGCGGGCTTTCCTGGCGAAGGTCAATCGATGCGCCGCTTTCAAGAAGACGGAAGGCGAGACCGCGTGCCATGCCTTGCAGCTCGCTGCCGGTTTCGGCCGTTTTGAGCTTGGCGTGCGTTGGCAGGACACGCAGCATTTCTGCGCCCAGCCATTCTTCGACCCGTTTCAGTGTCGCCGCCTTGCGATGGGTTTCTGCATCTTCTGCGCCGATCAGCTCAAGCCGGGGGGCTAGCCAGTCCGGTCCGGCCTTGAGTCGGGCAATGTCGGCGCCCTTCCAGCTGATATGGCCTTCATCTGTCAGCGCAAAGGCTTCGGCCGGGGCACCTGCGATTTCGCCGAGGCGTTCAGCCAGGATCGGGCCGAGCGCTGTCACGGCGGCGCTGCGCACCGCTTTGCCTTCCAGCGTCTGGGCGGTTGAAGCAGGTTCGAAGTGCAAGCCGACGAGTTTGCCAACAACATGGCCTTCGACGGTTACTTCTCCAGTTTCGGACAATTCGGTCACAAGCAGGTCTTCTCTTTTCAGGCCGGCGAGCAGGGCCGTGGTTCTTCGGTCAACAAAGCGCAATGTGAGCGCGGCGTGAAGGGCATCTGATAATCTGTCTTCGATTTCACGCGTTTTTTCCCGCCAGTAGGCAGGGTTTTCCAACCAGTCATCGCGATGGGCGGCATAGGTCCAGGTGCGGATCATGGCAAGCCTGTGCTGAAGGCTGGAAATATCAGGCACGTTCGATTCAAGGTTTTCCATGCGCTTGGCCATGGCGGTATCGCCGAGGCGGGCGTCCGGATCTGCCAGGGTTTCGGCGAGGCCAAGCACCAGCCGGGCGTGGCCGTCATGGCCGGATTTGCGGAAGTCCGGCAGGCGGGCAAGATCCCACAAGCGTCGCACCTTGTCTGTCCCGCGCACCTCTGGCCCGATGGCCTCGTCCTCGGCCATGCGCCGCAGCACCCATTCATCCAGCGCATGCGGGTTCTGGCGCAGCACCGGGCTGCCCGAGGGGCGAGCAAGGCTCGCGATCAGCGTCTTGATCGAGCGGTAATCGAGATCGGAATTGCGCCACTGAAGATCATCCACCGGATCAAAGTGGTTGGTCTCGATGGCGTTGATCAGCTCTTCCTCGAAAGGCGGGCAGTCACCGGTTTCGCCGAACTCGCCATCGGTGCGGAAACGGCCTGCGCGCCCGGCGATCTGGCCGCATTCAGCCGCCGACAGCCAGCGGTGACGGCGCCCGTCAAACTTGGAGCGGCCGGCAAAAGCGATGCGGTCGACATCGAGGTTCAGCCCCATGCCGATCGCGTCGGTGGCCACGAGATAGTCAACTTCGCCAGACTGATAGAGCGCGACCTGCGCATTACGGGTGCGCGGGCTGAGCGCGCCCATGACGATGGCCGCGCCGCCCTTCTGGCGCCTCAGCAGCTCGCCAAGCGCGTAGACCTGATCTGTCGAGAAGGCGACGACGGCGGTCCGCTTGGGAAGCTTTGTGACTTTTGTCGGTCCGGCATAGTGAAGCTCAGAGAAGCGCTCACGCGTATTGGTGTCGACGTCGAGGTCGAGGTCACGCAGGACCCCGCGCATCGTTTCGGCGCCCAGCAGCAGGGTTTCGGCTGTGCCGCGCGCCTTCAGGATGCGGTCTGTGAAGACGTGTCCGCGGTCACTGTCTTCAGCAAGCTGGATTTCGTCGATCGCAAGAAACTCGACGCGTTTGTGGACCGGCATCGATTCCACGGTGCAGATCCAGTAGCGGGCATTCGGCGGCTCGATCCGCTCTTCCCCGGTGATCAGCGCGACGGCTTTCTCGCCCTTGGCGCGTACGACCCGGTCATAGACCTCGCGCGCCAGCAAGCGCAGCGGCAGGCCGATCATGCCTGTCGCATGACCCATCATCCGTTCGATGGCGTAGTGCGTTTTACCGGTATTGGTTGGGCCGAGAACGGCCTTGAGGGAATTCATGGCTTCGGATGTGAAGTTTCAGGGCGACAAGGGCAAGGCGAAAAGTATGCTGGCTTTCGTGTTTGTGGGAGGACGCAATGAATATAGTGAAGATGTTGGGAGCCGCGGCGGCCGTGTGGCTGTTCGTGCCGGGCGTTGCGGTCGCGCAGGACAAGCCGGCCTGTCCAACTGGCGAAACCGGCGGCTGGAAATGGCAGGTCATGGGCTCGGACATCCAGCTCAAAAACCCGGGCTTCCCGATCGGATGGGACACGATCGGCGGCGAGGTCGCGACCGAAGGTTTCGCCCTTTCGATAAATCTTGAAGCAATGGACAAGGAAAAGGTCCGCATGGTTAGCTTCGAGGTGCCGCTGCTCGATTTTAAATTCGTCCGCGACGCCGGCACCAATAGAGAAGCCACCTATCTGATGTTCTCGAAATTTCCGATGTCCGAGGAATCTGTCGCGGCAAACCACATATTGTTGCCTATGGATTTCACCATGTCCGGGTTCTCCTCGGCGGGTGAAACGCCGAGCCTGCTGTTCCAGACCCGCGTGGAATCCTATGAGGGCCGCGAGCGTGCAATTGAAGGGGACTGGGTGAGCTGGGACTATCCGGTCGACTGGTCATTCAGTGACCACGAGGATTTCCTGCTGCTGCTCTCAACGCCCTTTTTCACCCCCTATGGGCAGCCCCCGGTATGGTCCAATGTCGCTGTCAGCAAGCCGATCGACCTCACTGTGCTGACGCCGGTTATCGAAAGCTTGCGGGTGAAGATGCTGGAGCAGTCGCAGATCTACAATATGTGCCAGCCCGATTATCTGTTCATGAGGCGCGACTAGGGCTTTATCTGGCCTTGCAAGGCTCGGGCGCATCCATGGTCTGGTCCTCGAAGCGATCGACCCAGTCCTGCGTGCGTGGAAGCGGGTCATAGCCGGAGGCGCGATAGAGCACGAGCTCTCTGATGATGGGGCAGCCATTGGAGCGATGGCCGAGATCGACGCTGACCTCACCAACTTTCTCGAAGGTCTCGAAATCGGCCGCGATGGCGGGGCGCCGGTTGGGCCGATAGCTTGCCACGAGCACGTCGCCATCGATATCTGACGTGAGCGGCTGTTGCTCGGCAAAGCTGTGGGCGCCTTCATTGTAGCGCCACAGGATGAGCGGCGCGTCGATCCGGTCTTTCAGATAAAAGTCGAGCCCGTGCCAGATTTCTCGCTCATCGGTCAGCAGGGCGGTCGGGGCGGGCTGTGTTTCAGAGAAGGCGACCAGCTTGTCAGCGAGGGCATCCCAACCGCGCGTGCGTTTAAGCGCATTGTCGAGATCGAGCTGTGCAGAGAGGGCCTGCGGCGCGATCAGGACGGCCATCATGGCAAAACCCACCACGCCGTGGAGGGTCAGCCCTGCCCAGAAGAGGCCGATGGGGCGGAACTTTGTGGCAAAGGCGAACACCATGATCCCGGCGGCCAGGCCAAGGCCCATCATGATGCGGGCCGTGAGTGTGAAGTCCGGCGCCAGAATAAAGCTGACGGCGCACAGGGCTGCGATGACATACCAGAGCCATTTGTGCGCGCGGGCCCTCAAGAAGAAGAGGGAGATCAGCACCGAGCCTGCCGGATAGGCGGTTGCTGCCCAGTTGGCGTGCGCACGTGACAGGACCGCCTGGACCAGGATGATGACGAGAACTGGTACGACGAAACATGTCAGCCACAGTTCCCGGCGACCGTCCTCCCCGGACACGGTGCGGCGCATGAAGATGAGGCCGCCGATCAGGGCGAGGAAGCTGATCGGGCCGAACACGCCCATCTGGTCAGCGATGAATGTCAGCGCGTTTTCCGGATTGAAGAGCTCGCCGCCGAGATTGGCATTGTCGACCGTGTGCCCGACCGTTTCGAAATTGTTGGAGGCATTCCAGAGGATGTGCGGGGAGATAACGACCAGCAAGGCGGCCAGCATGGCGGCGCCTTTGGGCGTCAGCAGGTTCTGGCGCGTGGGCCGGTCCAGAAGGATCGTCAGCACGATGCCGATGGCAAAGTACAGCATCGCATATTTGGCCAGGAAGCCTGCGCCGATGGCGAGGCCAAGCGCAATATAGCCGAGCCAGCCGGCCTCGCCCTGGCGAACCCGCCAGAACAGGAAAAGCGCGGTCGCCCAGATGGGCATCAGCACGCCGTCGGTCGAGAGCACGGTTGATGACAGGAACACGGCCGGCATCAGCGCATAGCCGACAGCCGCCATCAGCCCGACCTTCGGGCTGGCAATGCTACGGCCCAGCAGGAACAGACACCAGGCCGCGATCGTGTGAAGGAAGGGCGCTGGAAGCCGCACACCGAGGGCCGAATCACCAAACATGGCGGTGCTGGCATGGATGACCCAGGCGATCAGGGGCGGCTTTGAGTAATATCCCCATTCCAGCGTCTCAGACCAGCGCCAGTACTGGGCTTCATCGGCATAGAGTTCGAGCGGGGAGAGCACGACGCAGGCCACCCGGAGGACCAGAAGTCCGAAAAGAATCAACGCCGTGAGGCGCGCATAGTCTGTTGAGTGGGGCAGCGTGTTTTTCATCTGAAGATGGAGCTAGCGCGCGCGAGCTTTCTTGACCAGCCTTGACAGGTAGGTGTGGCTTTTTTGCCAGCCTTGTTAAGACTTTGCTGCAGCGCACAGAAGAGTCACGTGACTGTCACATAACTGTCGCGCATGAGGAATAGAGGCGCGATCAATTGGCCTTGGTGTCTCTCGTGCAACCATGCCGGGCCGTCCAACGAAGAGGGGTTCTTCATGTCCAACTGGAAACTACTTTCAGGCGTAGCCGCCGCTACGCTTTTCACTGCGGCGATTGTCGCCCCTGCCGAAGCGCAGGTGACGTCAGCCGGCATTCGCGGCGACGTTGTCTCGCCAACCGGTGAAGCTGTCCCAGGCGCGACTGTCCGCGTCGTCGATACACGGACGGGCTCCACGAGCTCATCAACGACCAGCCCGACCGGTCAGTTCACGACACGCGGTCTGCAAGTTGGCGGTCCATACACGGTCGAGATTTCTGCACCGGGCTATCAGACAACCCGCATTACGGACGTCACCCTTCAGCTGGGTGAGACGGCCAATCTCAATCTCGTTTTCGCCGCCACCGATGATGCTGCGGATGGTGAAGCCCGTATGGACACCGTGACCGTCTCTGCGACGTCAGGTGGATTTGTCCAGACAGCGATCGGGCCATCGGCAACCTTCTCGCTCGCCGACATCCAGAGCTCGCCTGCGATCAACCGCGACCTGAAAGACATCGTTCGTCTCGATCCGCGCGTTTACCTCGACGAGTCCTTCAACGACTCCATCCAGTGCGCCGGTGCACACCCGCGCTACAACTCGCTGACAGTTGACGGCATCGGCCTCAATGACGGGTTCGGCCTGAACTCGAACGGCTACCCGACGCAGCAAATGCCATTCCCGTTCGACGCCATTCAGAACGTCTCGGTTGAACTGGCGCCATTCGATGTCGAATACGGCTCGTTCACAGCCTGTAACATCAACGCTGTTACCAAGTCCGGCACCAACGAATTCCATGGTTCTGCCTTTTTCGATTATGGCGATGAGAGCCTCATCGGTGATTCGACCGAGGGCGACGAATATGCCGTTCCGGCATTTGAAGAGAAGCGCTATGGCTTCACCCTTGGTGGACCGATCCTGAAAGACCGTCTCTTCTTCTTCGGCGCATACGAGAAATTCGAAGGCCCAGGCAACGAGATCAACCGTGTTCCAGAAGGTTCAGGT contains:
- a CDS encoding ArnT family glycosyltransferase is translated as MKNTLPHSTDYARLTALILFGLLVLRVACVVLSPLELYADEAQYWRWSETLEWGYYSKPPLIAWVIHASTAMFGDSALGVRLPAPFLHTIAAWCLFLLGRSIASPKVGLMAAVGYALMPAVFLSSTVLSTDGVLMPIWATALFLFWRVRQGEAGWLGYIALGLAIGAGFLAKYAMLYFAIGIVLTILLDRPTRQNLLTPKGAAMLAALLVVISPHILWNASNNFETVGHTVDNANLGGELFNPENALTFIADQMGVFGPISFLALIGGLIFMRRTVSGEDGRRELWLTCFVVPVLVIILVQAVLSRAHANWAATAYPAGSVLISLFFLRARAHKWLWYVIAALCAVSFILAPDFTLTARIMMGLGLAAGIMVFAFATKFRPIGLFWAGLTLHGVVGFAMMAVLIAPQALSAQLDLDNALKRTRGWDALADKLVAFSETQPAPTALLTDEREIWHGLDFYLKDRIDAPLILWRYNEGAHSFAEQQPLTSDIDGDVLVASYRPNRRPAIAADFETFEKVGEVSVDLGHRSNGCPIIRELVLYRASGYDPLPRTQDWVDRFEDQTMDAPEPCKAR